One part of the Haemophilus parainfluenzae genome encodes these proteins:
- a CDS encoding formate dehydrogenase subunit gamma, with amino-acid sequence MSKIEISNDTRIIRHRTPARFSHWLLVICFFMTMFTGVAFFFPDFAWLTEILGTPQLARAIHPFTGIIMFVAFIFLGYLYWDHNIPEKNDIRWLKGMLEVLKGNEHAVAYNGKYNLGQKMLFWTLNLAMVTLLVTGIIMWRQYFSHYFSIPVLRFAILLHSLSAFMLFTGILVHMYMAFWVKGSIRGIVEGWVTVRWAKKHHPKWYNDEVLPKLEEDLKNEAEGKKVKTKALFKGING; translated from the coding sequence ATGAGTAAGATTGAGATTAGCAATGATACTCGAATCATTCGTCATAGAACGCCTGCTCGTTTTAGCCACTGGTTACTCGTAATCTGCTTCTTTATGACGATGTTCACTGGTGTGGCATTCTTCTTCCCAGATTTTGCGTGGTTAACTGAAATTTTAGGTACTCCGCAACTGGCTCGAGCAATTCACCCGTTCACCGGTATCATTATGTTCGTAGCCTTTATTTTCCTTGGCTATCTTTACTGGGATCACAATATTCCAGAGAAAAACGATATCCGCTGGTTAAAAGGCATGCTTGAAGTATTGAAAGGAAATGAACACGCTGTTGCTTATAACGGTAAGTATAACCTTGGTCAAAAAATGTTATTCTGGACATTGAACTTGGCGATGGTTACCTTGCTTGTAACAGGCATCATTATGTGGCGTCAATATTTCTCACACTACTTCTCTATCCCAGTGTTGCGTTTTGCGATTTTACTTCACTCACTAAGTGCATTCATGTTGTTCACCGGTATCTTGGTACACATGTACATGGCATTCTGGGTGAAAGGCTCCATTCGTGGTATCGTGGAAGGTTGGGTAACCGTTCGCTGGGCGAAAAAACACCACCCTAAATGGTATAACGACGAAGTACTTCCTAAGCTAGAAGAAGATCTTAAAAACGAAGCTGAAGGTAAAAAAGTAAAAACCAAAGCATTGTTCAAAGGTATCAATGGCTAA
- the uvrD gene encoding DNA helicase II yields the protein MDISELLDGLNDKQREAVAAPLDNYLVLAGAGSGKTRVLTHRIAWLIAVENISEGSIMAVTFTNKAAAEMRHRIQDTLSKHAQSNLFGMWIGTFHSIAHRLLRAHHLDVNLPQDFQILDSEDQLRLVKRLMKLHNYDDKAFPPKQACWYINNKKDEGLRPQDINDFGDRQEKEWIKIYQIYQDTCDRAGLVDFAELLIRAYELFAKKPVILQRYQQRFQHILVDEFQDTNKIQYAWIKILAGNTSKVMIVGDDDQSIYGWRGAQIENIQKFLKDFNAETIRLEQNYRSTGNILKSANQLISNNSDRLGKNLWTDGEMGEPVGIYAAFNELDEAKFVASQIQNWVDEGGKLDDCAVLYRSNSQSRVIEEALIRCQIPYRIYGGMRFFERQEIKDALAYLRLINNRQDDAAFERVINTPTRGIGDRTLDVLRNLTRERQITLWQAVQVATQENMLTGRASTALLRFQELINSLQVDTAEMPLFAKTDFVIKHSGLYDMYKQEKGEKGEVRIENLEELVTATREFIKPDEAEDMTELTAFLTHASLEAGEEQASPHQSCVEMMTLHSAKGLEFPRVFMVGVEEGVFPSFRSFEEPGRLEEERRLAYVGITRAKQKLTICYAESRRVYTKEERHLPSRFITELPPECIQEIRLRGTVTRVLNQAKVGSLSMSLPENEWKMGQKVKHEKFGFGTVINVEGSDNNTRLQIAFQAQGIKWLIAHLAKLEKVR from the coding sequence ATGGATATTTCAGAATTACTTGATGGCTTGAATGATAAACAACGTGAAGCAGTGGCTGCACCGCTTGACAATTACCTTGTGCTTGCAGGTGCAGGAAGTGGTAAAACTCGCGTCTTGACTCATCGTATTGCTTGGTTGATTGCTGTAGAAAATATTTCTGAAGGCAGCATTATGGCAGTTACTTTTACGAATAAAGCCGCTGCTGAAATGCGCCATCGTATTCAAGATACCTTATCCAAACATGCTCAATCGAATCTATTTGGTATGTGGATTGGCACATTCCATAGCATTGCCCATCGATTATTACGCGCTCACCATTTAGATGTAAACTTGCCACAAGATTTCCAGATTTTGGATTCTGAAGACCAACTTCGTTTAGTAAAACGCTTGATGAAATTGCACAATTATGATGATAAAGCATTTCCACCGAAACAAGCGTGCTGGTATATCAATAATAAAAAAGATGAAGGTTTAAGACCGCAAGATATTAATGATTTTGGTGATCGCCAGGAAAAAGAGTGGATTAAGATTTATCAAATTTATCAAGATACTTGTGATCGTGCGGGCTTGGTGGATTTTGCTGAATTGTTAATTCGTGCGTATGAATTATTTGCTAAAAAGCCTGTGATTTTGCAACGCTATCAGCAACGTTTTCAGCATATTTTGGTGGATGAGTTTCAAGATACCAATAAAATCCAATATGCCTGGATCAAAATTCTTGCTGGTAATACGAGCAAAGTGATGATTGTGGGCGATGATGACCAATCCATTTATGGTTGGCGTGGTGCACAGATCGAAAATATTCAAAAATTCCTAAAAGATTTCAACGCTGAAACTATTCGTTTGGAGCAAAACTATCGTTCTACCGGCAATATTCTAAAAAGTGCCAACCAACTTATTTCGAATAATAGTGATCGCCTCGGTAAGAATTTATGGACCGACGGTGAAATGGGTGAGCCAGTGGGTATTTATGCGGCATTTAATGAGTTAGATGAGGCGAAATTTGTGGCTTCTCAAATCCAAAATTGGGTAGATGAAGGTGGGAAATTAGATGATTGTGCTGTTTTATATCGTAGTAATAGCCAATCTCGTGTCATTGAAGAAGCGTTGATTCGTTGTCAAATTCCTTATCGTATTTACGGTGGGATGCGATTCTTCGAGCGCCAAGAAATTAAAGATGCATTGGCATATTTACGTTTAATTAATAATCGTCAAGATGATGCCGCGTTTGAACGTGTGATTAATACGCCTACACGCGGTATTGGTGATCGTACTTTAGATGTGTTACGAAATTTAACCCGTGAACGTCAAATTACCTTATGGCAAGCTGTGCAAGTGGCCACACAAGAAAATATGCTAACGGGACGTGCTTCAACCGCCTTGTTACGCTTCCAAGAGTTGATTAATTCTTTACAGGTGGATACAGCCGAGATGCCACTGTTTGCAAAGACTGATTTCGTGATTAAACATTCTGGTTTATACGATATGTATAAACAAGAAAAAGGCGAGAAAGGTGAAGTGCGTATTGAAAACTTAGAAGAATTGGTGACGGCAACCCGAGAATTTATCAAACCTGATGAAGCAGAGGATATGACCGAACTTACCGCCTTTTTAACTCATGCTTCTTTAGAAGCGGGAGAAGAGCAGGCTTCGCCGCATCAATCTTGTGTAGAAATGATGACCTTACACTCTGCAAAAGGCTTGGAGTTCCCGCGCGTATTTATGGTGGGGGTAGAAGAGGGGGTATTCCCAAGTTTCCGTTCATTTGAAGAGCCTGGTCGTTTGGAGGAGGAACGTCGTCTTGCTTATGTGGGCATTACTCGAGCTAAGCAAAAACTCACCATTTGTTATGCTGAAAGTCGTCGTGTTTACACGAAAGAAGAACGCCATTTGCCTTCACGATTTATCACAGAATTGCCACCAGAGTGTATTCAAGAAATCCGTTTGCGAGGAACGGTGACTCGAGTATTAAACCAAGCGAAAGTAGGGAGTTTAAGCATGAGTTTGCCAGAAAATGAATGGAAAATGGGGCAAAAAGTGAAACATGAAAAGTTTGGTTTTGGCACTGTCATAAACGTTGAAGGCTCAGATAATAACACTCGTTTACAAATTGCTTTCCAAGCTCAAGGCATTAAGTGGCTGATTGCGCATTTGGCAAAATTAGAAAAAGTGCGGTAG
- the fdxH gene encoding formate dehydrogenase subunit beta, producing MAGSGQGVQSQDIIKVSATSGLTPAPQARDHKVEVAKLIDVSTCIGCKACQVGCSEWNDIRSDVNAQCVGIYDNPVDLNAKAWTVMRFNEVEENDRLEWLIRKDGCMHCSEPGCLKACPAPGAIIQYANGIVDFQSDKCIGCGYCIAGCPFNIPRMNPEDNRVYKCTLCVDRVSVGQEPACVKTCPTGAIRFGSKEEMKLYAEQRVADLKSRGYENAGIYDPEGVGGTHVMYVLHHADKPELYSGLPKDPKVDLTVTLWKDVLKPVAAVAMGGLALAEIAHYLAVGPNVEEDVEDHHHEFEEEDKKGGKDE from the coding sequence ATGGCAGGAAGTGGTCAAGGCGTTCAATCGCAAGACATTATCAAGGTCTCCGCTACGTCTGGTTTAACACCAGCACCTCAAGCGCGTGATCATAAAGTTGAAGTAGCAAAATTAATCGATGTATCCACCTGTATCGGTTGTAAAGCCTGTCAGGTGGGCTGTTCAGAGTGGAATGACATCCGTTCTGATGTTAATGCTCAATGTGTGGGGATCTACGATAACCCAGTAGATCTTAATGCAAAAGCATGGACGGTAATGCGCTTTAACGAAGTTGAAGAAAATGATCGTTTAGAATGGTTAATCCGTAAAGATGGTTGTATGCACTGTTCAGAACCAGGCTGTTTAAAAGCTTGTCCTGCACCAGGCGCAATTATCCAATATGCGAACGGTATCGTGGATTTCCAATCTGATAAATGTATCGGTTGTGGTTACTGTATCGCAGGTTGTCCGTTCAACATTCCACGTATGAACCCAGAAGACAACCGCGTGTACAAATGTACCCTTTGTGTAGATCGTGTTTCTGTGGGCCAAGAACCGGCTTGCGTGAAAACCTGTCCAACCGGTGCAATTCGTTTCGGTTCTAAAGAAGAGATGAAACTCTACGCAGAACAACGTGTTGCTGACTTAAAATCACGTGGTTACGAAAACGCAGGTATCTACGACCCTGAAGGCGTAGGTGGTACTCACGTAATGTATGTATTACACCATGCGGATAAACCTGAGCTTTATTCTGGTCTTCCAAAAGATCCAAAAGTTGACCTCACCGTCACCCTTTGGAAAGATGTATTGAAACCAGTAGCGGCTGTAGCAATGGGTGGTCTAGCACTTGCTGAAATCGCTCACTACTTAGCTGTGGGTCCAAACGTTGAAGAAGACGTAGAAGATCATCACCATGAATTTGAAGAAGAAGATAAAAAAGGGGGCAAAGATGAGTAA
- a CDS encoding helix-turn-helix domain-containing protein, giving the protein MGKHYTIEFKLQILQPILNGKMSIREAARFYNIPSNALVGTWLKRFEKSGIKGLIPRKPSGRPPMKPKYARMPPPPKTEEDRLRLRILQLEAEVAYLKELRRLRLQDEAEQRKLSKG; this is encoded by the coding sequence ATGGGTAAACACTACACAATCGAATTTAAATTACAAATTCTTCAACCTATTTTGAATGGAAAAATGAGTATTAGAGAAGCAGCTCGTTTTTACAATATTCCTTCCAACGCCCTAGTCGGGACATGGTTGAAACGGTTTGAAAAAAGTGGCATAAAGGGACTTATTCCCCGTAAACCATCAGGACGACCGCCTATGAAACCTAAATATGCCAGAATGCCACCGCCACCCAAAACTGAAGAAGACCGTTTACGCCTGAGAATTTTACAGCTTGAAGCGGAGGTAGCCTACCTAAAGGAGTTGAGAAGGCTCAGACTTCAGGACGAAGCCGAGCAACGGAAATTATCCAAAGGTTAA
- the fdhD gene encoding formate dehydrogenase accessory sulfurtransferase FdhD, translating into MHWVIQKTISFFKKTSENQTALCCEKQDNLAAEVPVSLVYNGIAHTVMMCSPQDLEDFALGFSLAEGIIEKKADIYGIDVVEVCNGIEVQIELSSRQFVALKDHRRTLTGRTGCGICGTEQISQVYKKLPKLDHTFQFNLNLLDGCLEQLQANQALGKETGATHAAAFFDLSGHLLAIREDVGRHVALDKLIGWHAKQNQPQGFILVSSRASYEMVQKSVACGIELLVAISAATDLAVNMAEQHNLSLIGFARPGKANIYAGKERLVLV; encoded by the coding sequence ATGCACTGGGTAATTCAAAAAACGATCAGTTTCTTTAAAAAAACATCAGAAAATCAGACCGCACTTTGTTGCGAAAAACAAGATAATTTAGCTGCTGAAGTCCCCGTATCTCTTGTCTATAATGGTATTGCACATACCGTCATGATGTGCTCTCCGCAAGATTTAGAGGATTTTGCTTTAGGTTTTTCACTCGCAGAAGGTATTATTGAGAAAAAAGCAGACATTTATGGTATTGATGTGGTGGAAGTATGCAATGGCATTGAAGTACAAATTGAATTATCTAGCCGTCAATTTGTGGCATTAAAAGATCATCGTCGTACTTTAACGGGAAGAACAGGATGTGGTATTTGCGGCACAGAACAAATCTCACAAGTCTATAAAAAATTGCCGAAATTAGACCATACTTTCCAGTTTAATTTAAATTTATTAGATGGCTGTTTAGAACAATTACAAGCTAATCAAGCACTCGGAAAAGAAACGGGAGCAACGCATGCAGCCGCCTTTTTTGATTTATCTGGTCATTTACTGGCGATTCGAGAGGATGTCGGGCGGCATGTAGCGCTAGATAAATTAATCGGTTGGCATGCTAAACAGAACCAACCTCAGGGATTCATCCTTGTTTCAAGTCGAGCCAGTTATGAAATGGTGCAAAAATCGGTGGCTTGTGGTATCGAATTACTTGTCGCGATTTCTGCCGCAACAGATCTTGCTGTCAATATGGCCGAACAACACAATCTCTCCCTTATCGGCTTTGCTCGCCCTGGAAAAGCGAATATCTATGCAGGGAAAGAGCGGTTGGTTTTAGTTTAG
- a CDS encoding ABC transporter substrate-binding protein, producing the protein MSIKTTLKLTALSALTALAYTSHAQAEGKLTVYCSVQNVVCEKVTQAFSKKYNVDTQFVRNSTGVVLGKIKAEKENPQADFWFGGTIEPHLQAAELGLLESYRSPLQKDIMPQFKSLMEQRGNFTSAIYLMELGIGVNTKKLKELNIPAPKCYADLLKPEYQGQIQYPDPRVSGTGYSLISTFSTLWGEEKAFDYLKKLEPNLMQHTKTGLASNYLANGTVAIDLGFMLVYPREKKNGAPVEGILPCEGVGYSLGGASIIKGSRNLDNAKLFMDFVLSKEAQEIPWKESDSYQLPTNIHAEPAPGFLPASKLKLVDIDFMKFGTDQEGKRLTQRWVAEVLLEGKSPKE; encoded by the coding sequence ATGTCAATTAAAACAACGCTAAAATTAACCGCACTTTCAGCCCTAACCGCCCTCGCGTACACTTCTCACGCACAGGCTGAAGGAAAACTCACTGTTTATTGCAGCGTACAAAACGTTGTATGCGAAAAAGTCACGCAAGCCTTTAGTAAAAAATACAATGTAGATACACAATTTGTACGTAATAGTACAGGCGTCGTATTAGGCAAAATTAAAGCTGAAAAAGAAAACCCACAAGCTGACTTCTGGTTTGGTGGCACAATTGAACCCCATCTTCAAGCTGCAGAATTAGGCTTACTTGAATCCTATCGCTCCCCATTACAAAAAGACATCATGCCGCAGTTTAAATCTTTAATGGAGCAACGCGGCAATTTCACCTCTGCAATTTACTTAATGGAACTTGGCATTGGGGTCAATACTAAAAAATTAAAAGAATTGAATATTCCTGCACCAAAATGTTATGCAGATCTACTAAAACCTGAATATCAAGGGCAAATTCAATATCCGGATCCACGTGTTTCCGGCACGGGTTACTCACTTATCAGTACTTTTTCCACATTATGGGGAGAAGAAAAAGCCTTTGATTATCTGAAAAAACTAGAACCCAATCTCATGCAACATACCAAAACAGGCCTAGCAAGCAATTATTTGGCTAACGGTACCGTGGCGATTGATTTAGGTTTTATGCTGGTTTACCCGCGTGAGAAGAAAAATGGTGCGCCAGTTGAAGGCATTTTACCATGCGAAGGCGTAGGCTATTCTTTAGGCGGGGCAAGCATCATTAAAGGATCGAGAAACCTTGATAATGCCAAACTGTTTATGGATTTCGTGCTAAGCAAAGAAGCACAAGAAATTCCGTGGAAAGAATCAGACTCTTATCAACTTCCAACCAATATCCATGCAGAACCTGCACCTGGTTTCTTACCAGCTAGCAAATTAAAATTGGTGGATATTGATTTTATGAAATTTGGTACAGATCAAGAAGGCAAACGCCTTACCCAACGTTGGGTTGCTGAAGTACTCTTAGAGGGTAAATCGCCAAAAGAATAA
- the fdhE gene encoding formate dehydrogenase accessory protein FdhE: MSIKILSANEIKQKTNSYDIPPVLFANPKNLYQRRAKRLRELAKDHPLADYLLFAADVVESQLSVFEKNPLEKQHLDNLNELEPLNTQTFKRSSIWIEYLKEILHTIKPKANEQVLATIENLEKASDKELEEMASHLLSQEFNLVSTDKAVFIWAALSLYWLQLAQQIPHNSRQEGTDNLHYCPVCGSAPVSSVVHIGTSQGLRYLHCNLCESEWNLVRAQCTNCNEHKNLEMWSLNEELALIRAETCGDCQSYLKIMFQEKDPNVEAVADDLASIFLDIEMEEKGFARSGLNPFVFPAEEV, translated from the coding sequence ATGAGTATCAAAATCTTATCTGCAAACGAAATCAAACAAAAAACAAATTCATACGATATTCCGCCTGTGCTATTTGCTAACCCTAAAAATCTTTATCAACGTCGTGCAAAACGTTTAAGAGAATTAGCGAAAGATCATCCATTGGCTGATTATTTACTCTTTGCTGCAGATGTTGTGGAAAGCCAATTAAGCGTATTTGAAAAAAATCCATTAGAAAAACAGCATCTCGATAATTTAAATGAACTTGAACCGTTAAATACTCAAACATTTAAACGCTCAAGCATTTGGATTGAATATCTCAAAGAAATTTTACATACCATTAAACCAAAAGCAAACGAACAGGTTCTTGCTACGATTGAGAATCTTGAAAAAGCCTCTGATAAAGAACTTGAAGAAATGGCTAGCCATCTTTTAAGCCAAGAATTTAATTTGGTGAGCACCGATAAAGCTGTCTTTATCTGGGCGGCGCTTTCTCTTTATTGGCTACAACTGGCTCAACAAATTCCTCATAACAGCCGCCAAGAAGGCACAGATAACCTACATTACTGCCCTGTTTGTGGTTCTGCACCCGTGTCAAGTGTGGTGCATATCGGTACTTCACAAGGGTTACGCTATTTGCACTGCAATCTCTGTGAAAGTGAGTGGAATTTAGTGCGCGCACAATGTACAAACTGCAATGAGCACAAAAATCTTGAAATGTGGTCATTAAATGAAGAGCTTGCACTCATTCGTGCTGAAACCTGTGGTGATTGCCAAAGCTATTTAAAAATCATGTTCCAAGAAAAAGATCCAAATGTTGAAGCAGTAGCGGATGATTTAGCATCAATTTTCTTAGATATTGAAATGGAAGAAAAAGGCTTCGCACGCAGTGGATTAAATCCATTTGTATTCCCTGCAGAAGAAGTGTAA
- the fdnG gene encoding formate dehydrogenase-N subunit alpha encodes MQVSRRKFFKICAGGMAGTSAAMLGFAPSSVLAAPREYKLLRAFESRNTCTYCAVSCGMLLYSTGKPYDSLSSHTGTNTRSKLFHLEGDPDHPVSRGALCPKGAGALDYVNSESRALYPEYRAPGSDKWVRLSWEEAIKRISRLLKDDRDANFVEKDASGKTVNRWTSTGIMTASAMSNEAALLTHKWVRMLGMVPMCNQANTUHGPTVASLAPSFGRGAMTNNWVDIKNANLIIVQGGNPAEAHPVGFRWAIEAKKNGAKIIVVDPRFNRTASVADLHAPIRSGSDIAFLMGVIRYLLETNQIQHEYVKYYTNASFLVDEGFKFEDGLFVGFDEEKHTYDKSKWNYQFDENGNAKRDMTLQDPRCVINILKDHVSRYTPEMVERITGVKQKLFLQICEEIGKTSAPNKTMTHLYALGFTEHTIGTQNIRSMAMIQLLLGNMGMPGGGINALRGHSNVQGTTDMGLLPMSLPGYMRLPNDKDTSYEQYINAITPKDIVPNQVNYYRNTSKFFVSMMKTFYGDKATKENGWGFDFLPKADRLYDPITHVKLMNDGKLNGWILQGFNVLNSLPNKNKTVAGMSKLKFLIVMDPLQTESSEFWKNFGESNNVTPADIQTEVFRLPTTCFAEEDGSIANSGRWAQWHWKGCDQPGEALPDVEILSMIREEMHRLYQKEGGRGIESFEAMTWNYAQPHSPSSVELAKELNGYALADLLDADGNVMYKKGQLLNGFAHLRDDGTTSAGNWIYVGQWTEKGNQTANRDNSDPSGLGCTLGWGFAWPANRRILYSRASLDINGNPWDKHRQLIKWNGKNWNWLDVADYGTQPPGSDAGPFIMSAEGVGRLFAVDKIANGPMPEHYEPIESPIDTNPLHPSVVSDPTVRIYKEDREFIGSNKDFPYVATTYRLTEHFHSWTAQSALNIIAQPQQFVEIGEKLAAEKGIQKGDMVKITSRRGYIKAVAVVTKRLKDLEVDGRTVHHVGIPIHWNMKALNGKGNRGFSTNTLTPSWGEAVTQTPEYKTFLVNIEKAEA; translated from the coding sequence ATGCAGGTCTCTAGACGTAAGTTCTTTAAGATCTGTGCAGGTGGTATGGCGGGGACGTCTGCGGCAATGTTGGGGTTTGCCCCTTCATCGGTTTTGGCAGCGCCACGCGAATATAAACTATTACGAGCATTTGAATCTCGTAACACCTGTACATATTGTGCTGTAAGCTGTGGTATGTTGTTATATAGCACAGGTAAACCTTACGATTCCTTAAGTAGCCATACAGGCACCAATACCCGTTCTAAATTATTCCACCTTGAAGGTGACCCAGACCATCCGGTAAGCCGTGGGGCATTATGTCCTAAAGGTGCTGGCGCGTTGGACTATGTTAATAGTGAAAGCCGTGCATTATACCCTGAATACCGCGCACCGGGTTCTGACAAATGGGTTCGTCTTTCTTGGGAAGAAGCAATCAAACGCATTTCTCGTTTACTTAAAGATGACCGTGATGCTAACTTTGTTGAAAAAGATGCAAGTGGCAAAACCGTTAACCGTTGGACATCTACAGGTATTATGACCGCCTCCGCCATGAGCAACGAGGCCGCACTTCTTACTCATAAATGGGTGCGGATGTTGGGCATGGTGCCGATGTGTAACCAAGCGAATACTTGACACGGACCAACGGTAGCAAGTCTTGCTCCATCATTTGGTCGCGGTGCCATGACAAATAACTGGGTTGACATCAAAAACGCCAATCTTATTATTGTTCAAGGTGGTAACCCTGCTGAAGCTCACCCTGTTGGCTTCCGTTGGGCGATCGAAGCGAAGAAAAACGGTGCGAAAATCATCGTGGTTGACCCTCGCTTTAACCGTACAGCTTCTGTCGCTGACCTTCACGCACCAATTCGTTCCGGTTCTGATATCGCATTCTTAATGGGTGTGATCCGTTACCTATTGGAAACCAATCAAATCCAACACGAATACGTTAAATACTATACCAATGCTTCATTCTTAGTTGATGAAGGCTTCAAATTTGAAGATGGTTTATTCGTAGGTTTTGATGAAGAAAAACACACTTACGATAAATCTAAATGGAATTACCAATTTGATGAAAATGGTAATGCTAAACGTGATATGACCTTACAAGATCCACGTTGTGTGATTAATATCTTGAAAGATCACGTTTCTCGCTATACGCCAGAAATGGTTGAACGTATTACCGGTGTTAAGCAAAAACTCTTCTTACAAATCTGTGAAGAAATTGGTAAAACCTCTGCACCGAATAAAACCATGACGCACTTATATGCGTTAGGCTTTACTGAGCACACAATCGGTACACAAAACATTCGCTCAATGGCGATGATCCAATTACTCTTAGGTAATATGGGTATGCCAGGTGGCGGTATCAATGCATTACGTGGACACTCAAACGTACAAGGTACAACAGATATGGGCTTGTTGCCGATGTCTTTACCGGGCTATATGCGTTTGCCAAATGATAAAGATACCTCTTATGAGCAGTACATCAACGCGATTACACCAAAAGATATCGTACCAAACCAAGTGAACTACTATCGTAATACGTCGAAATTCTTCGTGAGTATGATGAAAACGTTCTATGGTGATAAAGCCACCAAAGAAAATGGTTGGGGCTTCGATTTCTTACCAAAAGCAGATCGCTTATACGACCCTATCACTCATGTGAAGTTAATGAATGATGGCAAACTAAACGGTTGGATCTTACAAGGTTTCAACGTATTAAACTCATTACCGAACAAAAACAAAACTGTTGCGGGTATGAGTAAATTGAAATTCTTAATCGTGATGGATCCGCTTCAAACTGAATCTTCTGAATTCTGGAAAAACTTTGGTGAATCAAACAATGTAACTCCAGCAGATATTCAAACTGAAGTATTCCGTTTACCAACCACCTGTTTTGCTGAAGAAGATGGTTCGATTGCTAACTCTGGTCGTTGGGCTCAATGGCACTGGAAAGGCTGTGATCAACCAGGTGAAGCATTACCGGATGTTGAAATTCTTTCTATGATTCGTGAAGAGATGCACCGTCTTTACCAAAAAGAAGGTGGTCGTGGTATCGAATCTTTCGAAGCAATGACTTGGAACTATGCTCAACCACATTCACCAAGTTCTGTAGAGTTAGCGAAAGAATTAAACGGCTACGCGCTTGCTGATCTTCTCGATGCTGATGGCAACGTCATGTATAAAAAAGGTCAATTACTTAACGGATTCGCTCACTTACGTGATGATGGTACAACCTCTGCAGGTAACTGGATCTATGTGGGTCAATGGACTGAAAAAGGTAACCAAACCGCAAACCGTGACAACTCTGACCCATCAGGTTTAGGTTGTACATTAGGTTGGGGCTTCGCATGGCCAGCAAACCGTCGTATCCTTTATAGCCGTGCTTCACTTGATATTAACGGTAACCCTTGGGATAAACACCGTCAATTAATCAAATGGAACGGTAAAAACTGGAACTGGTTAGATGTCGCTGACTATGGTACACAGCCACCAGGTTCTGACGCAGGTCCATTTATTATGTCTGCGGAAGGTGTGGGCCGTCTATTCGCTGTAGATAAAATTGCGAATGGTCCTATGCCTGAGCACTATGAACCAATTGAAAGTCCGATTGACACTAACCCACTACATCCAAGTGTCGTCTCTGATCCGACTGTTCGTATTTACAAAGAAGACCGTGAATTTATCGGTTCAAACAAAGACTTCCCTTATGTGGCAACGACTTATCGTTTGACCGAGCACTTCCACAGTTGGACAGCTCAATCTGCGTTAAATATCATCGCTCAACCACAACAATTCGTGGAAATTGGTGAGAAATTAGCAGCAGAAAAAGGCATCCAAAAAGGTGATATGGTGAAAATTACTTCTCGCCGTGGCTACATTAAAGCCGTTGCAGTGGTAACAAAACGTTTGAAAGATTTAGAAGTCGACGGACGTACCGTACATCACGTGGGTATTCCAATTCACTGGAATATGAAAGCCTTAAATGGTAAAGGTAATCGTGGTTTCTCCACCAACACCTTAACACCATCTTGGGGTGAAGCAGTCACTCAAACACCAGAATATAAAACATTCTTGGTAAACATTGAGAAAGCGGAGGCATAA